One window of the Carnobacterium maltaromaticum DSM 20342 genome contains the following:
- the spxA gene encoding transcriptional regulator SpxA, with product MVTLYTSPSCTSCRKARAWLEEHNIPYKERNIFSQPLNIPEIKAILRMTEDGTEEIISTRSKVFQELEVDLEDMPLQDLFDLVQKNPGLLRRPIMLDEKRLQVGYNEDEIRRFLPREVRALELQQAQLLVSY from the coding sequence ATGGTCACATTATATACTTCACCAAGTTGTACTTCTTGTAGAAAAGCACGTGCATGGTTAGAGGAGCATAACATCCCTTACAAAGAGCGTAACATTTTCTCACAACCTTTAAACATTCCTGAAATCAAAGCGATTTTGCGTATGACAGAAGATGGCACAGAAGAAATCATTTCAACCCGTTCAAAAGTATTCCAAGAACTCGAAGTTGACTTAGAAGATATGCCATTACAAGATTTATTTGATCTAGTTCAAAAAAATCCTGGTTTATTACGCAGACCAATTATGCTAGATGAAAAAAGATTGCAAGTAGGATATAACGAAGATGAAATTCGCCGTTTCTTACCAAGAGAAGTTCGTGCGTTAGAGTTACAACAAGCACAACTATTAGTTAGTTACTAA
- a CDS encoding MerR family transcriptional regulator, with product MGKRIKATATEVGISQEALRYYEKKGIIKPERLANGYRSYTPEQITELKYVSVMKYAHFSLTEIATMTSLFSKPPTPECNQTSKKILSEKIEYLEDTIKHYQEIVQLLSSLPSSDDSSSYLQKKPEIDQFIETIFEQIKQTEGIEL from the coding sequence ATGGGAAAAAGAATTAAGGCAACTGCAACTGAGGTTGGAATCAGTCAAGAGGCTCTTCGCTACTATGAGAAGAAAGGTATCATAAAACCTGAACGTTTAGCAAACGGATACCGTTCTTATACTCCTGAACAAATAACTGAATTAAAATATGTTTCTGTGATGAAATATGCTCACTTTTCATTAACTGAAATTGCAACTATGACAAGTTTATTTTCCAAACCTCCTACACCTGAATGTAATCAAACATCTAAAAAAATACTCAGCGAAAAAATAGAATATCTTGAAGATACTATTAAACACTACCAAGAAATCGTCCAGCTTTTATCTAGTTTGCCTAGTAGTGATGATTCTTCTTCTTACTTACAAAAGAAACCTGAAATAGATCAATTTATTGAAACTATTTTCGAACAAATTAAACAAACTGAAGGGATTGAACTTTAA
- the yidD gene encoding membrane protein insertion efficiency factor YidD, whose protein sequence is MKKIWLAPIRFYQKFISPMLPPRCRYYPTCSTYALTAIEKHGIIKGTIMGTSRILRCHPFVKGGLDYVPTTFSLKRNPGEECHHDH, encoded by the coding sequence TTGAAAAAAATATGGCTTGCACCAATTCGCTTCTATCAAAAGTTTATTTCACCGATGTTGCCTCCTAGATGCCGGTATTATCCAACTTGTTCGACTTATGCACTGACAGCAATCGAAAAGCATGGCATTATTAAGGGTACAATTATGGGAACATCACGTATATTACGTTGTCATCCGTTTGTAAAAGGCGGTCTTGATTATGTACCGACAACTTTTTCACTAAAGCGCAACCCTGGTGAGGAGTGCCATCATGATCACTAA
- a CDS encoding PFL family protein, producing MKSEQISETIRMIDEENLDIRTITMGISLLDCADSDGEVAREKIYTKITTMAKDLVKVGEQIESEYGIPIINKRISVTPIAIVAGASADKDYVAFAKTLDAAAKAVGVNFIGGFSALVQKGYTKGDQILIQSIPEALANTESVCASVNVGSTRAGINMDAVRDMGEVVKKTAELTAETSGLGCAKLVIFANAVEDNPFMAGAFHGVGEADCVINVGISGPGVVKRAIEKVKGQPLDVVAETVKKTAFKITRMGQLVGRVASERLGIPFGIVDLSLAPTPAIGDSVAYILEEMGLEMVGTHGTTAALALLNDAVKKGGVMACEHVGGLSGAFIPVSEDAGMIAAVQAGVLNLEKLEAMTAICSVGLDMIAVPGDTPATTLAAMIADEAAIGVINNKTTAVRVIPAFGTKVGDLVEFGGLLGRAPVMPVNAKSSAAFIERGGRIPAPIHSFKN from the coding sequence ATGAAAAGTGAACAAATTAGCGAAACAATTCGTATGATTGATGAAGAAAATTTAGATATTCGGACGATTACAATGGGAATTTCCTTGTTGGATTGTGCAGACTCAGATGGTGAAGTAGCTAGGGAAAAAATTTATACGAAAATTACAACTATGGCTAAGGATTTAGTTAAAGTTGGAGAGCAAATTGAATCTGAATATGGTATTCCAATCATTAATAAGCGTATTTCAGTTACACCGATTGCAATTGTTGCTGGAGCCTCTGCTGATAAAGATTATGTCGCTTTTGCTAAAACCCTTGATGCAGCGGCAAAAGCTGTCGGAGTAAATTTTATTGGTGGTTTCTCTGCATTGGTTCAAAAAGGATATACAAAGGGCGATCAAATTCTGATACAGTCAATCCCAGAAGCGCTAGCCAATACAGAAAGTGTTTGTGCATCTGTTAATGTAGGCTCAACTAGGGCGGGAATTAATATGGATGCTGTTCGTGACATGGGCGAAGTAGTTAAGAAAACAGCTGAATTGACGGCTGAAACTAGTGGTTTAGGTTGCGCGAAATTAGTTATTTTTGCCAATGCTGTTGAAGACAATCCTTTTATGGCTGGTGCATTTCATGGAGTTGGAGAAGCTGACTGTGTAATTAATGTTGGGATTAGTGGGCCAGGGGTTGTTAAACGAGCAATTGAAAAAGTTAAAGGTCAGCCCTTAGATGTTGTAGCAGAAACAGTTAAAAAAACAGCTTTCAAAATTACACGAATGGGTCAATTGGTTGGGCGAGTGGCATCTGAACGTTTAGGGATTCCATTTGGAATTGTTGATTTGTCCTTAGCTCCCACTCCAGCTATTGGAGATTCCGTTGCTTATATTTTAGAAGAGATGGGTTTGGAAATGGTCGGAACACACGGAACGACAGCAGCACTAGCTTTATTAAATGATGCCGTTAAAAAAGGTGGTGTCATGGCTTGTGAGCATGTGGGTGGTTTATCGGGTGCATTTATTCCAGTCTCTGAGGACGCGGGTATGATTGCAGCAGTCCAAGCAGGCGTACTGAATTTAGAAAAGTTAGAAGCAATGACAGCAATTTGTTCTGTTGGTTTAGATATGATTGCCGTTCCAGGTGATACTCCAGCAACAACGCTAGCTGCCATGATTGCTGATGAAGCAGCAATTGGTGTGATTAATAACAAAACAACTGCAGTTAGGGTGATACCTGCTTTTGGTACAAAAGTTGGTGATTTAGTAGAATTTGGTGGTTTATTGGGGAGAGCACCTGTTATGCCAGTTAATGCTAAATCTTCAGCCGCATTTATTGAACGTGGTGGGAGAATTCCCGCACCTATTCATTCCTTTAAAAATTAA
- a CDS encoding competence protein CoiA, with protein MLIALNDQNKHVLAHEEGKENKVHYLCPVCKGSVCLKKGEIKLPHFAHLQSEKCQVFSEGETEEHLIGKRVLYNWFIQQGIPCQLEAHIPSLKQRPDLVIWLSSDQPCAIEFQCSPLSIKRLKERTKGYNNAGYTVYWILGNAFFPKKSFTASQRAFFTYRQDLGFQLYYLDTLKKELLCLVHIMEEEPAKKLSYQIIYFSLLKPKNSVSKLIGILNNLKKGQQLNTNEKGAQHLLYCHFHLNQNRFYGTTEMKKFQHYLYEQGESLVTIPKEIYFPFYKNSGIKTSSYYWRYLIIEWLALKGEGAVFLESQYKDFLLKLINEQKIELHQLAQISTETIISICKAYLSTLKTFGLIEKVGNQQWLILKKPYFYKNENEKMTAFKQYQN; from the coding sequence ATGCTAATTGCTTTAAACGATCAAAATAAACATGTTTTAGCACATGAAGAAGGAAAAGAAAATAAAGTACATTATCTTTGTCCAGTTTGTAAGGGAAGCGTTTGTTTAAAAAAAGGAGAAATAAAACTTCCACATTTTGCTCATTTACAAAGTGAAAAGTGTCAAGTTTTTTCAGAAGGAGAAACAGAAGAACACTTAATTGGTAAAAGAGTGTTATATAACTGGTTTATTCAGCAAGGAATTCCTTGTCAATTGGAAGCGCACATTCCTTCTTTAAAACAACGTCCAGATTTGGTTATTTGGTTGTCATCAGATCAACCTTGTGCGATTGAATTTCAATGTAGTCCTTTATCTATCAAGCGTTTGAAAGAAAGAACAAAAGGATATAATAATGCAGGCTATACTGTATACTGGATTCTAGGAAACGCTTTTTTTCCTAAAAAAAGTTTTACAGCGAGTCAGCGTGCTTTTTTTACTTATCGTCAAGATTTAGGCTTTCAATTGTATTATTTAGATACGCTAAAAAAAGAACTCCTCTGTTTGGTTCATATTATGGAAGAAGAACCAGCTAAAAAATTAAGCTATCAAATTATCTATTTTAGTTTGCTTAAACCTAAAAATTCCGTCAGTAAACTAATAGGAATTTTAAACAATTTAAAAAAAGGGCAACAATTAAATACAAATGAAAAAGGAGCACAACATTTACTTTATTGTCATTTTCATCTAAATCAGAACCGATTTTATGGCACAACTGAGATGAAAAAATTTCAACACTATTTATATGAACAAGGCGAATCCCTTGTGACTATTCCGAAAGAGATTTATTTTCCTTTTTATAAAAATAGTGGAATAAAAACCAGTTCATACTATTGGCGGTACCTAATTATTGAATGGCTAGCTCTTAAAGGTGAAGGGGCTGTTTTTTTAGAATCACAGTATAAAGATTTTCTTCTTAAACTAATAAACGAACAAAAAATTGAACTTCATCAACTGGCTCAAATTTCAACTGAAACGATTATATCTATATGTAAGGCTTATCTATCTACATTGAAGACGTTTGGATTAATTGAAAAAGTAGGAAATCAGCAATGGCTTATTTTAAAAAAGCCTTATTTTTATAAAAATGAAAATGAAAAAATGACGGCTTTTAAGCAGTATCAAAATTGA
- a CDS encoding DUF1836 domain-containing protein: MNTMEKELELWGQGLEKFQLPRWNLLPDIDLYMDQVLTMIEKYLSPLMIHEDQKIITAAMINNYVKLGLIPAPVKKRYTRKHIAFLIAISILKQVFTIQEIKDGILFQASVVGINEAFNLFCDEQEKSLYVVAAQVTGTKSIPILEEQIPIDFLAVKLATLSFATKLITEKTIALGKEKISTKKEAEE; this comes from the coding sequence TTGAATACGATGGAAAAAGAACTAGAATTATGGGGTCAGGGACTTGAGAAATTCCAACTACCACGATGGAATCTATTACCGGATATTGATTTATATATGGATCAAGTTCTAACCATGATTGAAAAATATCTATCACCCTTAATGATTCACGAAGATCAAAAAATTATTACAGCAGCGATGATTAATAACTATGTAAAACTAGGTTTAATTCCTGCACCTGTAAAAAAAAGATATACGCGAAAACATATTGCTTTTTTAATTGCAATTTCTATTTTAAAACAAGTTTTTACTATCCAAGAAATCAAGGATGGTATCTTATTTCAAGCTTCTGTTGTAGGTATTAATGAAGCTTTCAATCTATTTTGTGATGAACAAGAGAAATCATTATATGTGGTTGCAGCCCAAGTGACGGGTACAAAAAGCATCCCAATTTTAGAGGAGCAAATACCAATTGATTTTCTAGCAGTAAAACTAGCTACTCTTTCTTTTGCAACAAAATTAATTACAGAAAAAACAATTGCATTAGGTAAAGAAAAAATTTCAACTAAAAAAGAGGCGGAGGAATAA
- a CDS encoding adaptor protein MecA has product MEMEHINENTIRVLIENADLEERGITFLDLLGNHKQIESFFYSILEEVDVDEQFHESDAITFQVLPNGNGLELFISKGGGLNEQFDLSELPENSTPEDFTEFVKKQILNSSNELDEIDSYLQDPELLTSEVILKLNQFEDMISLANMMYLDNAVSNLYSYQGSYFLQLVFFVEEMTETSVEDEIAIALEFTEETQITADVLGEYGKLIMEKSALELTRHYFK; this is encoded by the coding sequence ATGGAAATGGAGCATATTAATGAGAACACAATTCGTGTGTTAATTGAAAATGCTGATTTGGAAGAACGTGGCATAACTTTTCTAGATTTACTGGGAAACCATAAGCAAATAGAAAGCTTTTTTTATAGTATATTAGAGGAAGTTGATGTGGACGAACAATTCCATGAATCTGATGCAATTACTTTTCAGGTATTACCTAATGGCAATGGCTTAGAATTGTTCATAAGTAAAGGCGGCGGTTTAAATGAGCAATTTGACTTATCTGAGCTACCTGAAAATTCAACCCCAGAAGATTTTACCGAATTTGTTAAAAAGCAAATTTTGAATAGTTCAAACGAGCTAGATGAAATTGATTCTTATTTACAAGACCCAGAGTTATTGACTTCGGAAGTGATTTTAAAATTAAATCAATTTGAAGATATGATTTCACTGGCTAATATGATGTATCTTGACAATGCTGTTTCGAATCTTTATTCATATCAGGGATCATACTTTTTACAACTTGTATTTTTTGTAGAAGAGATGACAGAAACAAGTGTTGAAGATGAGATTGCTATTGCTTTGGAATTTACAGAAGAAACCCAAATCACGGCAGATGTATTAGGGGAATATGGTAAATTAATCATGGAAAAAAGTGCATTAGAATTAACAAGACATTACTTTAAATAG
- the pepF gene encoding oligoendopeptidase F → MAETKKLPTRAEVPEELTWDLEVIFKSDAEFNQSYQELEEKLTKVDSVKGKIGQSSEDLLKGIDYLLDISNQLETIYVYAHLKNDQDTTNSEYQAMYDRANNLATKSSEAISWFEPEVLEIPEETLAKFFEENKKLDIYRHFIDQMTSSRAHILSANEEALLAGAGEIFGASSRTFSVLNNADIQFPVIKDEEGNDIQLTHGVYGQLMESTNREVREAAFKNLYKTYEGLKNTFASTLSAHVKYHNYNADVHHYSSARAKALAANHIPEAVYDTLLEVVTENLPLLHRYVALRKELLDVEELHMYDLYTPITGEATVSYTYEEAKAETLKALAPLGEEYLSIVEEAFENRWVDVVENSGKRSGAYSSGAYETNPYILMNWNDTLNQLFTLVHEMGHSVHSYYTRKNQPYVYGDYSIFLAEIASTTNENLLTEYLLETQTDPKIRAYVLNHYLDGFKGTIFRQTQFAEFEHFIHEKAAAGIPLTTEFMSDYYGKLNARYYGPDVVEDPEIAIEWTRIPHFYYNYYVYQYATGFSAASALAAKILAGEEHALEHYLDYLKSGSSNFPIEVMKKAGVDMTEKAYITDAMHVFEARLNEFEALIAELKA, encoded by the coding sequence ATGGCAGAAACAAAAAAATTACCTACGAGAGCAGAAGTACCTGAAGAGCTAACTTGGGATTTAGAAGTTATTTTTAAATCAGATGCTGAATTTAATCAAAGCTATCAAGAGTTGGAAGAAAAATTAACAAAAGTTGATTCGGTTAAAGGTAAAATCGGTCAAAGTTCAGAAGATTTATTAAAAGGAATCGATTATTTGTTAGATATTTCCAATCAACTTGAAACCATTTATGTCTACGCGCATTTAAAAAATGATCAAGATACGACAAATTCAGAGTATCAAGCAATGTATGATCGTGCGAATAATTTAGCAACAAAATCTAGTGAGGCAATTTCTTGGTTTGAACCAGAAGTTTTAGAAATTCCAGAAGAAACGCTTGCTAAATTTTTCGAAGAAAATAAAAAACTCGACATCTATCGTCACTTTATTGATCAAATGACAAGTTCAAGAGCTCATATTCTTTCAGCAAATGAAGAAGCACTCTTGGCTGGTGCAGGAGAAATTTTTGGAGCATCAAGTCGAACTTTTAGCGTCTTAAATAATGCAGATATTCAATTTCCTGTTATTAAGGATGAAGAAGGAAATGATATTCAATTAACCCACGGTGTATATGGACAATTAATGGAAAGTACTAATCGTGAAGTGCGTGAGGCTGCTTTTAAAAATCTGTATAAAACCTATGAGGGATTAAAAAATACGTTTGCAAGCACATTATCAGCTCATGTAAAATATCATAACTATAACGCAGATGTGCATCACTATTCATCAGCAAGAGCTAAAGCTCTAGCAGCAAACCATATCCCAGAAGCTGTTTATGATACATTATTAGAGGTAGTGACAGAAAACTTACCATTGTTACATCGTTATGTAGCATTACGGAAAGAACTGCTAGATGTTGAAGAGTTGCACATGTATGATTTGTATACGCCTATAACTGGTGAAGCAACGGTTAGTTACACTTATGAAGAAGCTAAAGCAGAAACATTAAAAGCCTTGGCACCTTTAGGCGAAGAATATTTAAGTATTGTTGAAGAGGCATTTGAAAATCGATGGGTCGATGTAGTTGAAAATAGTGGGAAACGCAGTGGTGCATATTCATCAGGTGCTTATGAAACAAATCCTTATATTTTAATGAACTGGAATGATACGCTAAATCAATTGTTTACCCTAGTTCACGAGATGGGACATAGTGTTCATAGTTATTATACACGGAAAAATCAACCGTACGTTTACGGAGATTATTCAATCTTCTTAGCTGAAATTGCATCAACGACGAATGAAAACCTATTGACTGAATATTTACTTGAAACACAAACGGATCCTAAAATTAGAGCCTATGTATTAAATCATTATTTAGATGGTTTTAAAGGAACCATTTTCCGTCAAACACAATTTGCCGAATTTGAACATTTTATTCATGAAAAAGCTGCAGCAGGAATTCCTTTAACAACAGAATTTATGTCTGATTATTACGGGAAATTAAATGCTCGTTACTACGGACCTGACGTAGTTGAAGATCCTGAAATCGCGATTGAATGGACTAGAATTCCGCATTTTTACTACAATTACTATGTTTATCAATATGCAACTGGATTTTCGGCAGCATCAGCATTAGCGGCTAAAATTTTAGCTGGTGAAGAACATGCCTTAGAGCATTATTTAGACTATTTAAAATCAGGAAGTAGTAATTTCCCAATTGAAGTCATGAAAAAAGCCGGTGTTGATATGACCGAAAAGGCTTATATTACCGATGCCATGCATGTTTTTGAGGCACGTTTAAATGAATTTGAAGCTTTGATTGCAGAGTTGAAAGCATAA
- a CDS encoding ACT domain-containing protein, with product MKAVLTVIGKDNVGIIAGVSKELAALTINILDVSQTIMEGNFTMMMMCDLSETTTEFDQVKETLKATGDKLKVKISIQREELFSTMHSL from the coding sequence ATGAAAGCAGTATTAACAGTAATTGGAAAAGATAATGTTGGGATTATTGCCGGAGTGAGCAAGGAATTGGCAGCATTGACTATTAATATTTTGGATGTTTCACAAACCATTATGGAAGGAAATTTTACTATGATGATGATGTGTGATCTTAGTGAAACAACCACTGAATTTGATCAAGTTAAAGAAACTCTAAAAGCAACAGGCGATAAATTAAAAGTAAAAATTAGCATTCAACGTGAAGAACTATTTTCAACAATGCACAGTTTATAA
- a CDS encoding MBL fold metallo-hydrolase, whose amino-acid sequence MKILEKKDFWQLTDMPVLFPINCFLIAENQELTLIDTGLNRSAKGILNTINNIGLPLTKIILTHAHIDHVGSLTKINAAFPDAEILIGKQEWSILQEQLNPSNSHTYSNYPDLTPLAVKPTGFLEDGDRINSLLIIETPGHTLGSISIFDQRHGYLVVGDLLQTRGGPAIAGDIRPLFPFPGKATWEPKMAIQSTEKILTFQPSLIACGHGDWLTDSNQKLSSLATRAKTKLN is encoded by the coding sequence ATGAAAATACTTGAAAAAAAAGATTTTTGGCAACTAACTGATATGCCTGTTCTCTTTCCGATAAACTGTTTTTTAATTGCTGAAAACCAAGAATTAACTTTAATTGATACAGGGCTTAATCGCAGCGCTAAAGGGATTCTGAACACTATTAATAACATAGGCTTGCCTTTAACAAAAATCATTCTAACTCACGCTCATATAGATCATGTTGGAAGTCTTACTAAAATCAACGCAGCTTTTCCCGATGCAGAAATTTTAATTGGAAAACAAGAATGGTCTATTTTACAAGAACAACTAAATCCATCTAACTCTCATACCTATTCAAACTATCCTGACTTAACACCTTTAGCTGTGAAACCAACTGGATTTTTAGAAGATGGTGATAGGATTAACAGTCTATTAATTATTGAAACTCCTGGGCATACATTGGGATCTATTTCAATTTTTGATCAGCGTCATGGATATTTAGTTGTCGGAGATTTACTTCAAACTCGAGGTGGACCTGCAATTGCTGGGGATATTCGTCCACTATTCCCTTTTCCAGGAAAAGCTACTTGGGAACCAAAAATGGCCATTCAATCAACTGAAAAAATACTAACTTTTCAACCAAGTCTAATCGCTTGTGGGCATGGTGACTGGCTTACTGATTCAAATCAAAAGTTGTCTTCTTTAGCGACTCGAGCTAAAACAAAGCTTAATTAA
- a CDS encoding thioredoxin family protein: MITNLTQDNFQTEISNGLTLVDFWGEWCSGCQRLSAVLTSVAPLFSDNQIKMAKLNVNQNKQIAEAYQIMSIPTMVLFKNGEPIEKITGYLPREVLIDYLNNRTSQPSD; this comes from the coding sequence ATGATCACTAATCTAACTCAAGATAATTTTCAGACAGAAATCTCAAATGGTCTAACATTAGTTGATTTTTGGGGAGAATGGTGTAGTGGTTGTCAACGTTTGTCGGCTGTTTTGACAAGTGTTGCGCCACTTTTTTCTGACAATCAAATCAAAATGGCTAAACTTAATGTCAATCAAAATAAACAAATAGCCGAAGCCTACCAAATTATGAGTATTCCAACAATGGTTTTATTTAAAAATGGAGAACCTATCGAAAAAATTACAGGCTATCTCCCACGCGAAGTTTTAATTGATTACCTAAATAATCGGACTAGTCAACCTTCAGATTAA
- a CDS encoding cation:proton antiporter yields the protein MFPVLEGTLILIALVIASNILSHYLIAIPTALLQVGLGLLVALVFNVKIELDTEWFMLLFVAPLLYNDGRHYPKKDLWKLRIPILANSILLVFLTTVIGGFTMYWVMNGKIPLAAAFALAAILSPTDPVAVNGIAQQVKLPVGVLRLVRGESLVNDASGLIAFKYAIAATVTGYFSLTAAISDFFYMAIMGLLMGILLAWLIIGLKEWLSIQGIKDVILHTLIQILIPFLIFIIVEEWLHASGVIAVVAAGVVANNHRKANESRMAEVQIVTERTWDVIIYLLNGIMFLILGIELPFAMGTALENSINGNNYQLFGYVILLWFIILIIRVLWTYSYMWFDYSFGKFKRETVPSFKIALMSGLTGVRGAVTMAGILSIPYLLNTGFAFPGRSSILFIASGVIVFTLVAATISLPLLTKSKRRFETSGDDFVDFLEPITDGDEVTDFEEAKARIRIMNTAISIIEQESQPQNRMAAYDLLHEYDHLIRRMQMEYNSKETIVQFLKDEADIRIIGINAEIMQTEKMIINQSVSTKTGHLYIQQLNRRKRGLRNLWVARFNRLVVVGKRVYRQLIKENLPINKREVYRQEHQEKLNLERETAKLAIRTLSAHMKQNQQKEIPIDKTIAYHLIVEYRNKIERIKRFGQDYQAEYEEQLQELRLKALNAERGDIQKLYENGDISVNLAIQLRRFVNYRESSIMELGDEDD from the coding sequence ATGTTTCCAGTACTCGAAGGAACACTTATTTTGATTGCTTTAGTAATTGCCTCAAATATATTGAGCCATTACTTAATTGCCATTCCAACAGCGTTGCTTCAAGTTGGTTTGGGCTTACTTGTTGCATTGGTTTTTAATGTCAAAATTGAATTAGATACTGAGTGGTTCATGCTTTTATTTGTGGCTCCGTTGTTATATAACGATGGGCGTCATTATCCAAAAAAAGATTTATGGAAGTTACGAATTCCTATTTTAGCAAATTCTATTTTACTGGTTTTTCTCACGACGGTTATCGGTGGATTTACGATGTACTGGGTGATGAATGGAAAAATTCCACTGGCTGCAGCCTTTGCATTAGCGGCTATTCTATCTCCGACAGATCCTGTAGCGGTAAATGGGATTGCCCAACAAGTAAAGCTACCAGTAGGTGTCTTACGTCTGGTAAGGGGGGAAAGTTTAGTAAATGATGCTAGCGGATTAATTGCATTTAAGTATGCAATTGCAGCAACTGTCACAGGTTATTTTTCTTTGACAGCTGCGATTTCTGATTTTTTTTATATGGCAATAATGGGGTTGCTTATGGGAATTCTATTAGCTTGGCTGATTATTGGTTTAAAAGAATGGCTAAGTATTCAAGGGATTAAAGATGTTATTCTCCATACCCTAATTCAAATTTTGATTCCCTTCTTAATTTTTATTATTGTTGAAGAGTGGTTACATGCATCTGGAGTAATAGCTGTTGTAGCTGCTGGTGTTGTTGCGAATAATCATCGCAAAGCAAATGAAAGCCGAATGGCTGAGGTTCAAATTGTTACTGAAAGAACCTGGGATGTGATTATTTATTTATTAAATGGAATTATGTTTTTAATCTTGGGAATTGAACTCCCTTTTGCAATGGGAACAGCATTGGAAAATTCAATCAATGGAAATAACTATCAACTGTTTGGTTATGTTATTTTACTATGGTTCATTATTTTAATTATCCGAGTATTATGGACCTATAGCTATATGTGGTTTGATTATTCCTTTGGTAAATTTAAACGAGAAACAGTACCAAGTTTTAAAATCGCACTAATGTCAGGGTTAACTGGAGTACGTGGTGCTGTGACAATGGCAGGTATACTCTCAATTCCTTATCTTTTAAATACTGGTTTTGCTTTTCCAGGAAGATCCTCTATTCTCTTTATAGCTTCAGGTGTGATTGTATTTACGCTAGTTGCAGCAACTATTTCTTTGCCTTTATTAACTAAATCGAAACGGCGATTTGAAACATCAGGTGATGATTTTGTTGATTTTTTGGAGCCAATAACGGATGGTGATGAAGTCACAGATTTTGAGGAAGCCAAAGCACGTATTCGTATTATGAATACAGCAATCAGTATTATTGAACAAGAAAGTCAGCCCCAAAATCGGATGGCTGCCTATGATTTATTACACGAGTACGACCATTTGATTAGACGGATGCAAATGGAATATAATAGTAAAGAAACGATTGTTCAATTCTTAAAGGATGAAGCAGACATTCGTATTATTGGAATCAATGCAGAAATAATGCAAACAGAAAAAATGATTATTAATCAATCTGTTTCAACTAAAACTGGACATCTGTATATTCAACAACTTAATCGTCGGAAACGCGGGTTGAGAAATTTATGGGTGGCACGCTTTAATCGATTGGTAGTCGTTGGAAAAAGAGTTTATCGTCAATTAATTAAAGAGAATTTGCCAATAAATAAAAGAGAAGTTTATAGACAAGAACATCAAGAAAAGCTAAATTTAGAAAGAGAAACAGCTAAGTTGGCTATTCGAACATTGTCTGCTCATATGAAGCAAAATCAACAAAAAGAAATTCCGATAGATAAAACTATTGCTTATCACCTGATAGTTGAATATCGAAATAAAATCGAACGAATCAAGCGTTTTGGACAAGACTATCAAGCAGAGTACGAGGAACAACTACAAGAATTACGATTAAAAGCTTTAAATGCTGAACGTGGCGATATTCAAAAATTATATGAGAACGGGGATATATCTGTGAATTTAGCGATTCAATTACGACGTTTTGTCAATTATCGTGAAAGTTCGATTATGGAATTAGGTGATGAGGATGATTAA